CGTAGCTGTTACTTTTGTATCTTCGCCTGCGTTTTTGATGACAATACCTGTGTCTTGTGACTCATTTGTTGGATTGACTGGTTTTGCGTCACCTTCAACCATTGTCTTATCTGACTTGTTATCGTCACGGTCAGCTTCATGTCCGGTTACTGGTACTGTGATTTCTTTCTTACCTTCTGGTAAGTCTGGATCCGTCACGGTTACTGTGATTGGACCATCAACTTTTGTTCCTGGAGTTACATACACTTCTCCATTTTGACCTGATGTTACTGGAACAACTTTACCATCTTCATCCGTAGCTGTTACTTTTGTATCTTCGCCTGCGTTTTTAATGACAATACCTGTGTCTTGTGGGTCATCTGTTGGATCGACTGGTTTTGCGTCACCTTCAACTGTTGTCTTATCTGACTCGTTATCGTCACGGTCAGCTTCATGTCCATTTACTGGTACTTCGATTTCTTTCTTACCTTCTGGTAAGTCTGGATCCGTCACGGTTACTGTAATTGGACCATCAACTTGTGTTCCTGGAGTTACTGACACTTTGCCATCTTCTCCAATTACTGCTGGTATTTCGTTGCCATCTTCATCTTTAGCTGTTACTGTTGTATCTTCGCCTGCGTTTTTGATGACAATGCCTGTGTCTTGTGACTCATCTGTTGGATTGACTGGTTTTGCGTCACCTTCAACCATTGTCTTATCTGACTTGTTATCGTCACGGTCAGCTTCATGTCCGGTTACTGGTACTGTGATTTCTTTCTTACCTTCTGGTAAGTCTGGATCCGTCACGGTTACTGTGATTGGACCATCAACTTGTGTTCCTGGAGTTACTGACACTTTGCCACCTTCTCCAATTACTGCTGGTATTTCGTTGCCATCTTCATCTTTAGCTGTTACTTTTGTATCTTCGCCTGCGTTTTTGATGACAATGCCTGTGTCTTGTGACTCATCTGTTGGATTGACTGGTTTTGCGTCACCTTCAACCGTTGTCTTATCTGACTTGTTATCGTCACGGTTAGCTTCATGTCCATTTACTGGTACTTCGATTTCTTTCTTACCTTCTGGCAAGTCTGGATCCGTCACGGTTACTGTAATTGGACCATCAACTTGTGTTCCTGGAGTTACTGACACTTTGCCATCTGCTCCAATTACTGCTGGTATTTCGTTGCCATCTTCATCTTTAGCTGTTACTGTTGTATCTTCGCCTGCGTTTTTGATGACAATGCCTGTGTCTTGCGACTCATCTGTTGGATTGACTGGTTTTGCGTCACCTTCAACCGTTGTCTTATCTGACTTGTTATCGTCACGGTCAGCTTCATGTCCATTTACTGGTACTTCGATTTCTTTCTTACCTTCTGGTAAGTCTGGATCCGTCACGGTTACTGTAATTGGACCATCAACTTGTGTTCCTGGAGTTACTGACACTTTGCCATCTGCTCCAATTACTGCTGGTATTCCGTTGCCATCTTCATCCGTAGCTGTTACTTTTGTATCTTCGCCTGCGTTTTTGATGACAATGCCTGTGTCTTGTGACTCATCTGTTGGATCGACTGGTTTTGCTTCACCTTCAACCGTTGTCTTATCTGACTTGTTATCGTCACGGTCAGCTTCATGTCCGGTTACTGGTACTGTGATTTCTTTCTTACCTTCTGGTAAGTCTGGATCCGTCACGGTTACTGTGATTGGGCCATCAACTTGTGTTCCTGGAGTTACTGACACTTTGCCATCTGCTCCAATTACTGCTGGTATTTCGTTGCCATCTTCATCTTTAGCTGTTACTTTTGTATCTTCGCCTGCGTTTTTGATGACAATACCTGTGTCTTGTGACTCATCTGTTGGATTGACTGGTTTTGCGTCACCTTCAACCATTGTCTTATCTGACTTGTTATCGTCACGGTTAGCTTCATGTCCGGTTACTGGTACTGTGATTTCTTTCTTACCTTCTGGTAAGTCTGAATCCGTCACGGTTACTGTAATTGGACCATCAACTTGTGTTCCTGGAGTTACTGACACTTTGCCATCTGCTCCAATTACTGCTGGTATTTCGTTGCCATCTTCATCTTTAGCTGTTACTTTTGTATCTTCGCCTGCGTTTTTAATGACAATACCTGTGTCTTGTGGGTCATCTGTTGGATCGACTGGTTTTGCTTCACCTTCAACCATTGTCTTATCTGACTCGTTATCGTCACGGTCAGCTTCATGTCCGGTTACTGGTACTGTGATTTCTTTCTTACCTTCTGGTAAGTCTGGATCCGTCACGGTTACTGTGATTGGACCATCAACTTGTGTTCCTGGAGTGACTGACACTTTGCCATCTGCTCCAATTACTGCTGGTATTTCGTTGCCATCTTCATCTTTAGCTGTTACTTTTGTATCTTCGCCTGCGTTTTTAATGACAATACCTGTGTCTTGTGGGTCATCTGTTGGATCGACTGGTTTTGCTTCACCTTCAACCATTGTCTTATCTGACTCGTTATCGTCACGGTTAGCTTCATGTCCATTTACTGGTACTGTGATTTCTTTCTTACCTTCTGGTAAGTCTGGATCCGTCACGGTTACTGTGATTGGACCATCAACTTGTGTTCCTGGAGTGACTGACACTTTGCCATCTGCTCCAATTACTGCTGGTATTTCGTTGCCATCTTCATCTTTAGCTGTTACTTTTGTATCTTCGCCTGCGTTTTTGATGACAATGCCTGTGTCTTGTGACTCATCTGTTGGATCGACTGGTTTTGCTTCACCTTCAACCGTTGTCTTATCTGACTTGTTATCGTCACGGTCAGCTTCATGTCCGGTTACTGGTACTGTGATTTCTTTCTTACCTTCTGGTAAGTCTGGATCCGTCACGGTTACTGTGATTGGGCCATCAACTTGTGTTCCTGGAGTTACTGACACTTTGCCATCTGCTCCAATTACTGCTGGTATTTCGTTGCCATCTTCATCCGTAGCTGTTACTTTTGTGTCTTCGCCTGCATTTTTAATGACAATACCTGTGTCTTGTGACTCATTTGTTGGATTGACTGGTTTTGCGTCATCTTCAACCGTTGTCTTATCTGACTCGTTATCGTCACGGTCAGCTTCATGTCCGGTTACTGGTACTGTGATTTCTTTCTTACCTTCTGGTAAGTCTGGATCCGTCACGGTTACTGTGATTGGGCCATCAACTTGTGTTCCTGGAGTTACTGACACTTTGCCATCTGCTCCAATTACTGCTGGTATTTCGTTGCCATCTTCATCCGTAGCTGTTACTTTTGTATCTTCGCCTGCGTTTTTGATGACAATACCTGTGTCTTGTGACTCATCTGTTGGATTGACTGGTTTTGCGTCACCTTCAACCATTGTCTTGTCTGACTTGTTATCGTCACGGTTAGCTTCATGTCCATTTACTGGTACTTCGATTTCTTTCTTACCTTCTGGCAAGTCTGGATCCGTCACGGTTACTGTAATTGGACCATCAACTTGTGTTCCTGGAGTTACTGACACTTTGCCATCTGCTCCAATTACTGCTGGTATTTCGTTGCCATCTTCATCCGTAGCTGTTACTTTTGTATCTTCGCCTGCGTTTTTGATGACAATACCTGTGTCTTGTGACTCATCTGTTGGATTGACTGGTTTTGCGTCACCTTCAACCATTGTCTTGTCTGACTTGTTATCGTCACGGTTAGCTTCATGTCCATTTACTGGTACTGTGATTTCTTTCTTACCTTCTGGTAAGTCTGGATCCGTCACGGTTACTGTAATTGGACCATCAACTTTTGTTCCTGGAGTTACATACACTTCTCCATTTTGACCTGACGTTACTGGAACAACTTTACCATCTTCATCCGTAGCTGTTACTTTTGTATCTTCGCCTGCGTTTTTAATGACAATACCTGTGTCTTGTGACTCATCTGTTGGATTGACTGGTTTTGCGTCACCTTCAACCGTTGTCTTAGGATTACCTATTGTAATTGGCACTGTAACATCATCATAGGTAGTATCCGGATAAGTAACTCTGACCGTCGCTTCGAATTTACCTGCAGTTTGTCCATCAGGTAATTCGGATAATATTTGTCCATCATTAGATGCGTTTGTTATTTTAACAATGCTTAATTCATATGGTTTTCTACGTCTATAATCCACTACGGATACCTTTTCAAAGACTTCTTCTTCCGTTACTCCTTCACCATACGGTTTAATAATTTCCTCTGCTTCAGCCGGTTCATAAATTTCATTGTGTGGTCGGTCGTCTTTAATTCGATACAATGCAGTTGCTTGTGAGTTAGGGATTAACAATCCATTTTTATCTGTAAAATATGCTGTGAATGGAAAAGTATCACTTTGTAATTGCTCCAAAATTTCTTTAGGTGCATTTTTTAAATATAAGCGGAAGCCTGTCACAACAGGTTCAGTGGTTATATTGCCGAAATCCACTAATTTATTCATATCCTCATGAGTAACAGAACCTTTACCTTGATCGTCCAAAGCTAATTTCATAACACTTTTTTGAGAGCGTCCCGAATTTAATGACGCGCCATAGTTTACTTCCCAGTCAATCTTATGTAGCTCCACCTTTTCAATATAAGGAAGCAATTCAGGAGCAATTTCATAATTATATTGCCATTGACGTGTTGTAGAACCAACACCAGCGATTGGTCCACTAGTATTATAGTTCCACAAATGATCCTTTACGTGAGTAAAGTAAACATCTAATTCATTTCCATTAGCCTCAGAAAATCCTGAGTTAGTTCCGGTAAACAACTTTCTAATATTTTTATCTTGTGATGGATTTTCTTGTGGTAATTCTTTATTAACCATAATATAAGCACTCGCTTCTGTGTCACGTCCATCTCTGTTTGTGATTACGTTACCCTTATCATCTTTAACATAAGTCCGATAGAATACTTCTTCGCCTTTTAATTCCTCACCAAAAATTTCTCCTATTGTTTTTGTCAACGAAATTTTCCCAAGTTCAGATGTATGAACCACGGCAATTAAACCACCACGCACTAAGCCTTCCTGTCCTATATGAAACGGAACCTCCCAGATATTTGTTCCTTTAACTCGAGTGAACGTTCTAATATTTTTATTATCAATATCGGGTGCTGTTATCTCTTTTACATAAGGTGCTATTTTTTCATCTAATTCCATGTTAATGGTATATTTACCACTCACTGCTAAGCCGAATAGATAACTATAATTAAAATCAAGTTCTGTTTTATCCGCATCTTTTACTGTATCAATACTATGAATCCGTGTTGCTAACATATTCAGTCCGTTGTCTTTTTGACGTCCTGCGTCTGGTTCTAGCTCAGAGAATGAATTATCTTTTGTACCAGTAGCCACATCTTTCGTATCTGTTAGTGCTGCAGCTCTAAAAGCAACAACTTCTTCTGTTTGTGCTGCTGATTCCAAATTTGCTAACGCTTGTTCAAGTCGAGCGGATAATTCATTATAATTTTGAATGGCTGAATCAACCTCTACTTGTGTTGTATTTGGGTTTTCGCGCAATGCTACCATCAAACTATATGCTTCTTTAGCTTCTTCTAATAATCTAGCATAATTTTGATACGCAACTGACTCTGTATCAGTATTTTCAGGAGTCGGTAAATTTAGTGCACGGTCTAGATTTTCTACAATCGTATCAAATTGGTTAAAGTCAGTTTCACTATCTTTTTCAACTGTCTCGTCAATTAATTCTTTCGGCGTTTCTTCGCCTTGTACCTCTTCTTCAGCTGGTACTTCCGCTTCTGTAGCTGGCGCTTGCGTTACTTCTTGAGCAACTGGCTCCACTGCTTTAACCGCTTGAACATCTTTGGAACCTGCTTCATTAGCAACCGGTCCCGCTTCTGTTCCTTCTTCTTCGCCTGTACTTGTTGTTGTGTCTTGTGTAGTAGCTGCTGGGTCTTCTACTGTTTCAGCATTCGCAATCGCGATATTGCCGGCAAATAAAAGACTAGCAGAGACAGCAACTGAAGCCACCCCGACTGATAAACGCTTAATAGCGTATTGATACTTCTTATGACATTCTCTCTCACGTCTTGCTTGGACATTATTTTTTCCTAACATAGTACGCCTCCTTCAAATAATTATTATCATTCTAATTATAGCGAAAACCATTTATGTAGTCAAACCAGTTCCATATTTTAATCAAATAATTAATCTTCAGGTTATTAAAGCGGTTTA
The genomic region above belongs to Aerococcaceae bacterium zg-1292 and contains:
- a CDS encoding YSIRK-type signal peptide-containing protein (The YSIRK form of extended signal peptide directs nascent proteins to the cross-wall site, while signal peptides lacking YSIRK direct proteins instead to the cell pole. A large fraction of YSIRK proteins are surface proteins anchored by sortase-mediated processing of a C-terminal LPXTG motif.) encodes the protein MLGKNNVQARRERECHKKYQYAIKRLSVGVASVAVSASLLFAGNIAIANAETVEDPAATTQDTTTSTGEEEGTEAGPVANEAGSKDVQAVKAVEPVAQEVTQAPATEAEVPAEEEVQGEETPKELIDETVEKDSETDFNQFDTIVENLDRALNLPTPENTDTESVAYQNYARLLEEAKEAYSLMVALRENPNTTQVEVDSAIQNYNELSARLEQALANLESAAQTEEVVAFRAAALTDTKDVATGTKDNSFSELEPDAGRQKDNGLNMLATRIHSIDTVKDADKTELDFNYSYLFGLAVSGKYTINMELDEKIAPYVKEITAPDIDNKNIRTFTRVKGTNIWEVPFHIGQEGLVRGGLIAVVHTSELGKISLTKTIGEIFGEELKGEEVFYRTYVKDDKGNVITNRDGRDTEASAYIMVNKELPQENPSQDKNIRKLFTGTNSGFSEANGNELDVYFTHVKDHLWNYNTSGPIAGVGSTTRQWQYNYEIAPELLPYIEKVELHKIDWEVNYGASLNSGRSQKSVMKLALDDQGKGSVTHEDMNKLVDFGNITTEPVVTGFRLYLKNAPKEILEQLQSDTFPFTAYFTDKNGLLIPNSQATALYRIKDDRPHNEIYEPAEAEEIIKPYGEGVTEEEVFEKVSVVDYRRRKPYELSIVKITNASNDGQILSELPDGQTAGKFEATVRVTYPDTTYDDVTVPITIGNPKTTVEGDAKPVNPTDESQDTGIVIKNAGEDTKVTATDEDGKVVPVTSGQNGEVYVTPGTKVDGPITVTVTDPDLPEGKKEITVPVNGHEANRDDNKSDKTMVEGDAKPVNPTDESQDTGIVIKNAGEDTKVTATDEDGNEIPAVIGADGKVSVTPGTQVDGPITVTVTDPDLPEGKKEIEVPVNGHEANRDDNKSDKTMVEGDAKPVNPTDESQDTGIVIKNAGEDTKVTATDEDGNEIPAVIGADGKVSVTPGTQVDGPITVTVTDPDLPEGKKEITVPVTGHEADRDDNESDKTTVEDDAKPVNPTNESQDTGIVIKNAGEDTKVTATDEDGNEIPAVIGADGKVSVTPGTQVDGPITVTVTDPDLPEGKKEITVPVTGHEADRDDNKSDKTTVEGEAKPVDPTDESQDTGIVIKNAGEDTKVTAKDEDGNEIPAVIGADGKVSVTPGTQVDGPITVTVTDPDLPEGKKEITVPVNGHEANRDDNESDKTMVEGEAKPVDPTDDPQDTGIVIKNAGEDTKVTAKDEDGNEIPAVIGADGKVSVTPGTQVDGPITVTVTDPDLPEGKKEITVPVTGHEADRDDNESDKTMVEGEAKPVDPTDDPQDTGIVIKNAGEDTKVTAKDEDGNEIPAVIGADGKVSVTPGTQVDGPITVTVTDSDLPEGKKEITVPVTGHEANRDDNKSDKTMVEGDAKPVNPTDESQDTGIVIKNAGEDTKVTAKDEDGNEIPAVIGADGKVSVTPGTQVDGPITVTVTDPDLPEGKKEITVPVTGHEADRDDNKSDKTTVEGEAKPVDPTDESQDTGIVIKNAGEDTKVTATDEDGNGIPAVIGADGKVSVTPGTQVDGPITVTVTDPDLPEGKKEIEVPVNGHEADRDDNKSDKTTVEGDAKPVNPTDESQDTGIVIKNAGEDTTVTAKDEDGNEIPAVIGADGKVSVTPGTQVDGPITVTVTDPDLPEGKKEIEVPVNGHEANRDDNKSDKTTVEGDAKPVNPTDESQDTGIVIKNAGEDTKVTAKDEDGNEIPAVIGEGGKVSVTPGTQVDGPITVTVTDPDLPEGKKEITVPVTGHEADRDDNKSDKTMVEGDAKPVNPTDESQDTGIVIKNAGEDTTVTAKDEDGNEIPAVIGEDGKVSVTPGTQVDGPITVTVTDPDLPEGKKEIEVPVNGHEADRDDNESDKTTVEGDAKPVDPTDDPQDTGIVIKNAGEDTKVTATDEDGKVVPVTSGQNGEVYVTPGTKVDGPITVTVTDPDLPEGKKEITVPVTGHEADRDDNKSDKTMVEGDAKPVNPTNESQDTGIVIKNAGEDTKVTATDEDGNEIPAVIGENGKVSVTPGTQVDGPITVTVTDPDLPEGKKEITVPVTGHEADRDDNESDKTMVEGDAKPVNPTDESQDTGIVIKNAGEDTKVTATDEDGNEIPVVIGEAGKVSVTPGTQVDGPITVTVTDPDLPEGKKEIEVPVNGHEADRDDNESDKTMVEGDAKPVNPTDESQDTGIVIKNAGEDTKVTATDEDGNEIPAVIGEDGKVSVTPGTQVDGPITVTVTDPDLPEGKKEITVPVNGHEANRDDNESDKTMVEGDAKPVNPTDESQDTGIVIKNAGEDTKVTATDEDGNEIPAVIGEDGKVSVTPGTQVDGPITVTVTDPDLPEGKKEIEVPVNGHEANRDDNGSKLTLADKHTPVGKEQTVNVGGSVTAEKSIGNFKDLPEGTTAKFETPVDTTKPGTITATVVVSYTDGSEDKVTVTVKVVNPKPGKESTDADKYEPIGQKQTVNVGGGVTAEKSIMNFGKLPKGTKAEFETPIDTTTAGDKTGKVIVTYPDGSVDTIDVIIQVVDSNAGETPKTDDSTDNGSSETPEMPEKPEADDSTDKGMNETPKTDDSQASVPQQMAKAATLPETGESDNTAIFGAAALAILGGLGLLGVKSKKEEEEA